One window of uncultured Trichococcus sp. genomic DNA carries:
- a CDS encoding IS110 family transposase has product MEVMVTHCCGLDVHQKSITACVLVGKLTSSRPKKTQKTFGTTTFDLRSLSEWMKELEVSHVLMESTGQYWKPVWNILEPEDFHLILANPQHIKNVPGRKTDMKDAEWIALLGRCGLVNASYVPDKQTQELRYLTRQRSSVKQERTKRVNEIHNILQRANIKLTSYLSNIFGKTGKALLTLFINGEKITEEVVSREIHGKVKASIAELVRAMDGCLSRCDRALLNLHLQTIQRLEEEISELNQLIDEYTEKFSDVYLRLIEIPGISKLTVEVILAEIGCTVDAFHTVENLASWAGLCPGNYESAGIKKRSNATKGNKYLKVALCRAGISAGRSKSVNFNSFFAKLSQRMPKAKAAVATAHKLLRIVYVLLKTGKRYDELITNKEKGSITTGMA; this is encoded by the coding sequence ATGGAAGTAATGGTGACTCATTGCTGTGGATTGGACGTTCACCAAAAATCCATCACAGCCTGTGTACTCGTTGGGAAACTTACTTCAAGTCGCCCCAAAAAGACCCAAAAAACATTTGGCACAACAACTTTTGACCTACGGTCTCTTTCCGAATGGATGAAAGAGCTAGAAGTGTCGCATGTACTGATGGAAAGTACAGGGCAATATTGGAAACCAGTCTGGAATATATTGGAACCCGAAGATTTTCACCTGATTTTAGCCAACCCTCAACACATAAAAAATGTACCTGGAAGAAAAACAGATATGAAGGATGCGGAGTGGATAGCGCTATTAGGGCGCTGTGGCTTGGTTAATGCCAGCTACGTTCCTGATAAACAAACACAGGAATTGCGTTATTTGACAAGGCAGCGTTCTTCAGTAAAGCAAGAAAGAACGAAGCGCGTTAATGAAATCCATAATATTTTGCAAAGAGCCAATATAAAGTTGACTAGCTATTTGTCCAATATCTTTGGAAAAACAGGTAAGGCTCTTTTGACTCTATTTATCAATGGTGAAAAAATTACTGAAGAAGTAGTTTCAAGAGAAATCCACGGAAAAGTCAAAGCGAGTATAGCAGAGCTCGTTAGAGCGATGGATGGTTGTTTAAGCAGATGTGATCGAGCGTTATTAAACTTGCATCTTCAAACTATCCAGCGCTTGGAGGAAGAGATTTCAGAGCTAAACCAACTAATTGATGAATACACTGAAAAATTTTCAGATGTATATCTCCGGCTCATAGAAATCCCTGGAATCAGTAAACTAACAGTAGAAGTTATACTCGCTGAAATAGGCTGTACAGTGGATGCTTTTCATACAGTAGAGAATTTAGCTTCTTGGGCAGGTTTGTGTCCGGGTAATTACGAAAGTGCGGGCATAAAGAAGCGCTCGAATGCCACGAAGGGGAACAAATATTTAAAAGTAGCTCTATGTAGAGCAGGAATCAGTGCCGGTCGTTCAAAATCGGTAAACTTCAATTCTTTCTTCGCGAAGTTATCTCAACGTATGCCTAAGGCAAAGGCTGCTGTTGCAACAGCTCATAAATTATTAAGGATTGTCTATGTTCTTTTAAAGACGGGAAAAAGATATGACGAGTTAATTACAAACAAAGAAAAAGGATCTATAACCACGGGAATGGCATAG